Proteins found in one Ptychodera flava strain L36383 chromosome 3, AS_Pfla_20210202, whole genome shotgun sequence genomic segment:
- the LOC139126654 gene encoding tolloid-like protein 2 — protein sequence MVEHVSSTTTLHIDATAHTGFEGTECHDVDCDDQQFVEDATEITSPFYPQQYPLYKRCSYRLESDPGKLIQVKFSKFALETSHGCVKDYVDFYDGGDSLSPIIGTYCGHLTPEAIVTSGPRLFIVFRSDGSVSEGGFHITATPIDDDGTPSSTRTDYTVKEDVETRARVAHCIPIGTILTAPHCLVDCTNLRYFRTECTAMYI from the exons ATGGTGGAACATGTGTCTTCGACAACGACACTTCATATAGATGCGACTGCGCACACCGGCTTTGAAGGCACAGAATGCCATGATG TGGACTGCGATGACCAACAGTTTGTGGAAGATGCGACGGAGATCACGTCACCTTTTTACCCACAGCAGTATCCCCTCTACAAAAGGTGTTCATATCGTCTTGAATCTGATCCAGGTAAACTCATTCAG GTGAAGTTTTCTAAGTTTGCATTGGAAACCTCGCATGGATGTGTGAAAGACTACGTTGACTTCTACGACGGAGGTGATTCGCTCAGTCCCATTATTGGCACATATTGTGGACACCTGACACCCGAGGCAATCGTGACAAGCGGTCCCAGACTCTTCATTGTATTTCGCTCCGACGGATCAGTCTCCGAAGGTGGTTTCCATATCACTGCAACACCAATTGATGATGATGGAACTCCCTCATCGACAAGAACAGACTATACAG TGAAAGAAGACGTCGAGACAAGAGCAAGGGTGGCACACTGTATTCCCATCGGAACTATCCTGACAGCGCCTCACTGCCTCGTGGACTGTACGAACTTACGATACTTCCGGACAGAGTGTACGGCGATGTATATCTGA